From a single Capsicum annuum cultivar UCD-10X-F1 chromosome 12, UCD10Xv1.1, whole genome shotgun sequence genomic region:
- the LOC124889731 gene encoding CSC1-like protein At4g02900, translating into MASVQDISVSAVINFISALVFLLAFAIVWLQPINDRVLKIFVPITALSFAVLVPNMPPKKRIDSYTFSLAGSQGGNHSHHSQKNSAPVPSSASVPTPNFGDVLVRNVPPDPDESVSVHVEHFFHVNHSYHYLLHQVLNGNPYNRKCNMYSFGICLWEIYYCDKPYPDLSFLEVTSVVVRQNLRPEIPRCYTSSLANVMKQCWDAYPDKRSVSMIEAIDTSKGRGMIPIDQ; encoded by the exons ATGGCTAGTGTTCAAGATATATCTGTTTCAGCTGTGATCAACTTTATATCTGCACTTGTTTTCCTTTTGGCTTTTGCAATTGTATGGCTTCAGCCAATCAATGACAGAGT ATTGAAGATCTTTGTTCCTATCACGGCACTTTCTTTTGCGGTTTTAGTGCCT aacatgcctcctaagaaaagAATAGATAGTTACACCTTTTCTCTGgctgggtcacagggtggtaatcattctcaccATAGTCAGAAAAATTCAGCCCctgttccatcttcagctagtgtgcccaCACCTAACTTTGGAGAT GTCCTTGTTAGAAATGTCCCACCAGATCCTGATGAATCAGTGAGCGTGCATGTTGAACATTTCTTTCATGTTAATCATTCATATCATTATCTTTTGCATCAG GTTCTTAATGGAAACCCGTACAACAGAAAATGCAACATGTACAGTTTTGGCATATGTTTGTGGGAGATATACTATTGTGACAAGCCATATCCTGATCTCAGTTTCTTAGAAGTGACTTCAGTTGTGGTTCGCCAG AATTTGAGGCCAGAAATACCCAGATGTTACACAAGTTCCCTTGCTAATGTGATGAAACAATGTTGGGATGCTTATCCTGATAAGCGGTCCGTATCCATGATAGAGGCTATTGACACATCCAAAGGTAGGGGAATGATCCCCATTGATCAATAA